In a single window of the bacterium genome:
- a CDS encoding branched-chain amino acid ABC transporter permease has protein sequence MRAMGSVAAGSRQHRRRQIIGWVLFALVVALIPFLIAETYSPTIFGNRYTFGLGNLSQAIALMVAILGLNIATGYSGQLSLGHSFFVGSGAYLTAVLVNEFHWSYLSTLGVVVPGLFVFGVLFGIPALRIQGLYLGLLTFAVAAVFPSIIRLDEIKDRTGGSNGLLIESDLEPPTWAPLDTVTGWLHAIPGVGSRVPDGLTGRQEEAVYKYFLLVIVALVCFWLVRNILASRVGRALVAIRDNQLGAAANGVNLAAYKTLSFGISAAVGGVAGTMLAMHSGFVGPDEFGFSMAILLIVGLIVGGAGTLHGAVVGGLAIQFVPVWSSQTQTLPGTDVALEGPYGTAILGGLLIAIIFALPGGAAQGFRRIKSRLMPVAPQPPTGSTG, from the coding sequence ATGCGCGCCATGGGCTCGGTGGCCGCGGGCAGCCGCCAACACCGGCGACGCCAGATCATCGGCTGGGTGCTGTTTGCCCTGGTGGTGGCGCTGATTCCGTTTCTGATCGCCGAAACCTACAGCCCGACCATCTTCGGCAACCGCTACACGTTCGGGCTGGGCAACCTCAGCCAGGCCATCGCCTTGATGGTGGCCATATTGGGGTTGAACATCGCCACCGGCTACAGCGGGCAGCTCTCCTTGGGCCACAGCTTCTTCGTGGGGTCGGGGGCGTACCTGACCGCGGTGCTGGTGAACGAGTTCCACTGGTCGTATCTGTCGACCCTCGGGGTGGTGGTTCCGGGGCTCTTCGTGTTCGGCGTGCTGTTCGGGATCCCCGCCCTGCGCATCCAGGGGCTGTATCTGGGGCTGTTGACCTTTGCGGTGGCCGCGGTGTTCCCGTCGATCATCCGTCTTGATGAGATTAAGGACCGCACCGGGGGGAGCAACGGGCTTTTGATCGAGAGCGATTTGGAGCCGCCGACGTGGGCGCCGCTGGACACGGTGACCGGATGGCTCCATGCCATTCCGGGAGTGGGGTCGCGGGTGCCCGACGGGCTGACCGGCCGCCAGGAGGAGGCGGTGTACAAGTACTTCCTTTTGGTGATTGTGGCGCTGGTGTGCTTCTGGCTGGTGCGCAACATTCTGGCCAGCCGGGTGGGGCGGGCCCTGGTGGCTATTCGGGACAACCAGCTGGGTGCGGCGGCCAACGGCGTGAATCTGGCCGCCTACAAGACGCTGAGCTTCGGGATCAGCGCAGCGGTGGGCGGGGTGGCCGGGACCATGCTGGCCATGCATTCGGGGTTCGTGGGGCCCGACGAGTTCGGCTTCTCGATGGCCATTCTGCTGATCGTGGGACTGATCGTGGGCGGCGCGGGAACGCTGCACGGCGCGGTGGTGGGCGGTTTGGCCATCCAGTTCGTGCCGGTTTGGTCGAGTCAGACCCAGACCCTTCCCGGCACCGATGTGGCCTTGGAGGGGCCGTACGGCACGGCCATTCTGGGCGGGCTGCTGATCGCCATCATCTTTGCGCTGCCCGGTGGTGCGGCCCAGGGGTTCCGCCGCATCAAGTCCCGGCTTATGCCGGTGGCCCCCCAGCCCCCAACAGGATCGACTGGATGA